A single Aminobacterium mobile DSM 12262 DNA region contains:
- a CDS encoding TAXI family TRAP transporter solute-binding subunit, whose protein sequence is MKKFIVFCLALFCMLTASMAAADSPSQLRFMAGPPGGNWFALGGALADLWSHDTIPTTSITGGAVANIINADKGKGDLGFSNTSMVAVAQKGAGAPFETPVDNATILANLYTQYTYFIARKDFVEKHNIKSLDDLVARKIPTRFATLKTGTGSEFIVNGIFKSGFGLDYREALKEWGGSVEYASYSGGADLIADNHLDVFAFSVGKIASIVMQIESQTDIVILGMEQETLDKVGSVYGTVTFTVDPGIYKSVTDTPIKVVGDYTCIVVRNDLDEKIVYDLCKTMYENQETLSKAVVDMKELNPATAIPAAPIKSHSGAMKYWAEVAAK, encoded by the coding sequence TTGAAAAAGTTCATCGTTTTCTGCCTTGCCTTATTCTGTATGCTTACGGCTTCAATGGCTGCTGCTGATTCTCCGTCTCAGCTTCGTTTTATGGCGGGACCTCCGGGAGGCAACTGGTTTGCTCTAGGTGGTGCCCTAGCTGATCTCTGGTCCCATGACACAATCCCTACGACGAGTATCACAGGTGGTGCTGTTGCCAATATTATCAATGCTGATAAGGGCAAAGGCGATCTGGGTTTCTCTAATACGTCCATGGTTGCCGTAGCCCAGAAAGGCGCTGGTGCTCCTTTCGAAACTCCCGTTGACAATGCGACGATCTTAGCAAACCTATACACTCAATATACCTATTTTATTGCTCGCAAAGATTTTGTAGAAAAACATAACATAAAATCCTTGGATGATCTGGTAGCTCGGAAAATCCCAACTCGTTTTGCTACGTTGAAGACTGGTACAGGATCTGAGTTCATCGTCAATGGCATTTTTAAGTCTGGCTTTGGGCTTGACTACCGCGAAGCTCTTAAAGAATGGGGTGGCTCTGTAGAGTATGCTTCTTACTCTGGTGGAGCAGATCTCATTGCCGATAATCATCTAGATGTATTTGCCTTCTCAGTGGGCAAAATTGCTTCTATTGTTATGCAAATTGAGAGCCAGACCGATATCGTTATATTGGGAATGGAACAAGAAACTCTCGATAAGGTGGGATCAGTCTACGGTACTGTAACATTTACGGTAGATCCTGGTATCTATAAGTCAGTTACCGATACGCCTATTAAGGTGGTAGGAGACTACACCTGCATCGTGGTACGTAACGACTTGGATGAAAAAATTGTTTATGATCTCTGCAAAACAATGTATGAAAACCAAGAAACTCTATCTAAGGCTGTTGTAGATATGAAGGAGTTAAATCCTGCGACAGCAATTCCTGCAGCTCCTATTAAAAGTCATTCCGGAGCTATGAAATACTGGGCAGAGGTCGCTGCGAAATAA